The sequence GGCGTCGAACATCCGGGCGGCGTCGTCCGGGTCGAGGATGCCGCCGACGCCGACCACCGGCAGCCGGCCGCCGGTCTCCCGGTGCACGAACGCGACCACCTCGCGGGCCCGGGTGGCCAGCGGGCGGCCGGAGAGCCCGCCGGTCTCCGCGCCCCGGTCCGCGTCGGCCGGGGCGAGCCCGTCGCGGGCGAGGGTGGTGTTGGTGGCGATCACCCCGGCGGCGCCGCGGGCCAGGCAGACCTCCAGCAGTTCGGCGATGGCCGGCTCGGTCAGGTCCGGGGCGATCTTCACCAGCACCGGCTTCTCCCCCACCAGCGCCGCCAGCAGCGCGTCCAGGTGGGACCGGTCCTGCAACGAGCGCAGGCCGGGGGTGTTCGGCGAGGAGACGTTGACCGCGAAGTAGTCGCCGTGCGCCCGCAGCGCCCGGTACGAGGCCAGGTAGTCCTCGACCGCGTCGCCCAGCGGGGTCACCTTGGACTTGCCGAGCGAGATGCCCAGCGGCGCCCCGATCGGGCGGGGCAGCGCCGCCAGCCGGGCCGCCAGGGCCTCGGCGCCGGCGTTGTTGAAGCCCATCCGGTTGACCACGGCCTCGCTGTCGCGCAGCCGGAACAGCCGGGGCCGGGGGTTGCCCGGCTGGGCGTGCGCGGTGACCGTGCCGACCTCGACGAAGCCGAAGCCCAGCGCCGGCCAGGCCGGCAGCGCCACGCCGTTCTTGTCCATCCCGGCGGCCAGCCCCACCGGGTTGGGGAACTCCACCCCGAACACCGTGCGCGGCGCCCGCACCAGGTACCGCGCCCGCACCGCCGCCAGCGCCGCCGGCCGCCCCGAGAGCGCCGCCAACCGCCGCAACGTCCACTCGTGCGCCGCCTCGGCGTCCCCGCCCCCTACCCGGAACAGCTGCGGCCGCACCACCTTCTCGAAGATCACGCCCCGGCTCCCCCCGGCTCGGTGATCATGAAGTTGTCGCCACGCGCGTCGGCGGGTCGGGGCGACAACTTCATGATCGACGCGGGGATGGAGGGGGTCACTGGGCGGCTCGCAGGGCGGCGTGGAGCTCCTGGAGGGGGCGGACCTGCATGTCGCCGCGGATGCGGGCCTCGATGCCCATGACCGCCGCGGCGGCGCCGGGGACGGTGGTGATGCAGGGGATGTCGGCGGTCACGGCGGCGCTGCGGATCTCGTAGCCGTCCGAGCGGGCGCTCGCGCCGGAGCCCTGCGGCGTGTTGACCACCAGCGCCACGTCGCCGCCGAGGATCATCGACACCGCGTCCTCGCCCTCGCCCGACTCGTAGTGCTTGCGGATCTGCTCGCAGGCGATGCCGTGCCGGCGCAGCACCTCGGCGGTGCCGGTGGTGGCGACGATCTCGAAGCCCAGGTCCGCCAGCCGCTTGATCGGGAAGATCATGCCGCGCTTGTCCCGGTTGGCGACCGAGACGAAGATCCGGCCGCCGGTGGGCAGCGACCCGTACGCGGCCGACTGGCTCTTGGCGAAGGCGTGCCCGAAGTTGGTGTCGATGCCCATCACCTCGCCGGTGGACTTCATCTCCGGGCCGAGCAGCGAGTCGATGCCCTTGCCCGACGGGGTGCGGAACCGCTTGAACGGCAGCACCGCCTCCTTGACCGCGATCGGGGCGTCCGCCGGCATCACGCCGCCGTCCCCGGTCGGCGGGAGCAGCCCCTCGGCGCGCAGCTCGGCGATGGTGGCGCCGAGCGCGATCCGGGCCGCCGCCTTGGCCAGCGGCACCGCCGTGGCCTTGGAGACGAACGGGACCGTCCGGGACGCCCGGGGGTTGGCCTCCAGCACGTAGAGCATGTCGTCCTTGAGGGCGTACTGGACGTTGAGCAGGCCCTTGACGCCCACCCCCCGGGCGATCGCCTCGGTGTAGCGACGCACCTCGGTCAGGTGCGAGCCGGCCAGCGTGATCGGCGGCAGCGCGCAGGACGAGTCGCCGGAGTGGATGCCGGCCTCCTCGATGTGCTCCATCACGCCGCCGAGGTAGACCTCGCCGTCGGCGTCGCAGAGCGCGTCCACGTCGATCTCGATGGCGTCGTCGAGGAAGCGGTCCACCAGCACCGGGTGGTCCGGGGAGATGTCGGTGGCCCGGCCGATGTAGGCGCGCAGCGTGGGGTCGTCGTAGACGATCTCCATGCCCCGCCCGCCGAGCACGTACGACGGCCGGACCAGCACCGGGTAGCCGATCTCGTCGGCGATCGCCTTCGCCTCGTCGTACGAGGTGGCCATGCCGTGCGCCGGAGCGCGCAGCCCGGCCCGGGCCAGCACCGCGCCGAACGCGCCGCGCTCCTCGGCCAGGTGGATCGACTCCGGGGAGGTACCGACGACCGGCACGCCGGCGTTCTTGAGCCGCTGCGCCAGCCCCAGCGGGGTCTGCCCGCCGAGCTGCACGATCACGCCGACCACGCCCGGGCCGCCGGCCGCCCGGCCGGAGGAGTCCTCCGCGTGCCAGACCTCCAGCACGTCCTCGAAGGTCAGCGGCTCGAAGTAGAGCCGGTCGGCGGTGTCGTAGTCGGTGGAGACCGTCTCCGGGTTGCAGTTGACCATGACGGTCTCGTAGCCGGCGCCTTCGGCGCCGGAACCGGTCGCAGCGACTCCGCCGATCGGCGCGCTTCGCAGCGCCTGGACCGCGTGCACGCAGGAGTAGTCGAACTCGATGCCCTGGCCGATCCGGTTCGGCCCGGAGCCCAGGATGAGCACCTTGGGCCGGTCCGAGGGCGCGACCTCGGTCTCCTGGTCGTAGGTGGAGTAGTGGTACGGCGTGGTCGCCTCGAACTCGGCCGCGCAGGTGTCCACCGTCTTGTAGACCGGCCGCACGTCGAGCCGGTGCCGCAGGGTGCGGACGCCGTCCTCGGCGGCCAGCTCCGGGCGCAGCGCGGCCAGCTGCCGGTCGGACAGGCCGGCCCGCTTGGCCCGGCGCAGCAGCTCGGCGTCGAGCACCGGGGCGTCCACGATCTCCGCGCGCAGCTCGACCAGGCCGGCGATCTGGTCCAGGAACCAGGGGTCCATCCCGCCGGACGCCGCGGCCACCTCCGCGATGGTGGCGCCCAGTCGCAGCGCCCGCTCCACCGTGTAGAGCCGACCGTCGTGCGGCATCCGCAGCGCGGCCAGGGTGTTCTCCCTCGTCGCTCCCCGCGGATCCGGCACACTCCAGAAACCGGCTGATGCAGTTTCCATCGAGCGCATCGCCTTGTTGAGCGCCTCGGTGAAGTTCCGGCCGAGGCTCATCGCCTCGCCGACCGACTTCATGGTGGTGGTCAGCTCCGGGTCGGCGCCGGGGAACTTCTCGAACGCGAACCGGGGGATCTTCACCACCACGTAGTCCAGCGTCGGCTCGAACGCCGCCGGGGTCTTCAGGGTGATGTCGTTGGGGATCTCGTCCAGGGTGTAGCCGATGGCCAGCTTCGCGGCGATCTTGGCGATCGGGAAGCCGGTGGCCTTGGAGGCCAGCGCCGAGGAGCGGGACACCCGGGGGTTCATCTCGATCACGGCGATCCGGCCGTCGGCCGGGTTGACCGCGAACTGGATGTTGCAGCCGCCGGTGTCCACCCCGACCTCGCGCAGCACCGCGATGCCCAGGTCGCGCAGGCGCTGGTACTCCCGGTCGGTGAGCGTCATGGCCGGGGCGACGGTGACGCTGTCGCCGGTGTGCACGCCCATCGGGTCGACGTTCTCGATCGAGCAGACCACCACCACGTTGTCGTGGCGGTCGCGCATCAGTTCGAGCTCGTACTCCTTCCAGCCGAGCACGCTCTCCTCGATGAGCACCTCGTGCACCGGGCTGGCGGCCAGGCCGGCCCCGGCGATGCGGTGCAGGTCCTCGTCGCTGTGCGCCATGCCGGAGCCCAGGCCGCCCATGGTGAACGACGGCCGGATCACCACCGGCAGGCCCAGCTCGGCGGCGGTGGCCTCGACCTCGGCCATCGAGTGGCAGACCCGGGAGCGCGGCACCAGGCCGGTCGGGTCCTCGACGCCGATCCGGGCGCCGGCCTTGGCGACGATGTCCTTGAACAGCTGCCGGTCCTCGCCCCGGTTGATCGCGTCGATGTTGGCGCCGATCAGCTCCACGCCGTACTTGTCCAGCACGCCGGCCTCGTGCAGGGCGACCGCGGTGTTCAGCGCGGTCTGCCCGCCGAGGGTGGGCAGCAGGGCGTCCGGGCGCTCCTTGGCGATGACCAGCTCGACGAACTCCGGGGTGATCGGCTCGACGTACGTGGCGTCGGCGAACTCGGGGTCCGTCATGATCGTCGCCGGGTTGGAGTTGACCAGGCTGACCCGGATGCCCTCGCTGCGCAGCACCCGGCACGCCTGGGTGCCGGAGTAGTCGAACTCGCAGGCCTGCCCGATGACGATCGGCCCGGAGCCGATCACCAGGATGTGCTTGAGGTCGGTGCGCTTAGGCATTCTTCCCGCCTTCGATGAGCTCGGCGAAGCGGTCGAACAGGTAGTCCGCGTCGTGCGGGCCGGCCGCCGCCTCCGGGTGGTACTGGACGGTGAAGGCGGGCACGTCCCTGGCCCGCAGCCCCTCGACCACGTTGTCATTGAGGCAGACGTGCGACACCTGGACGCCCCCGAACTCGGTGTCGATCACCTGGTCGGGGACCACCGCGCCCTGCCCGGCGCCGGGCACCTGCACGGCGAAGCCGTGGTTGTGGCTGGTCACCTCGACCTTGCCGGTGGCCCGGTCGAGCACCGGCTGGTTGATGCCGCGGTGGCCGTAGCCGAGCTTGTAGGTGCCGAAGCCCAGCGCCCGGCCGAGGATCTGGCTGCCGAAGCAGATGCCGAACAGCGGCACCTCGCGGCGCAGCACCTCGCGGGCCAGCGCGACCGGCCCCTCGGCGGTGGCCGGGTCGCCCGGACCGGGCGAGAGGAAGACCGCGTCCGCGCCGGTGGCCAGCAGGTCGTCGATGGTGGAGCCGGCCGGCAGCACGTGGGTGGTGACCCCGCGCGCGGCGAGCCGCCGCGGCACGTTGCGCTTGATGCCCAGGTCGAGCGCGGCCACGGTGAACCGGTGCGGGCCGACCGCCTCGACGACGTACGGCTCGGCGGTGGTCACCTCGGCGGAGAGGTCCGCGCCGACCATCTGCGGCGACTGGCGGACCCGGGCCAGCAGGGCGCGCGGGTCGTCGTCGACGCTGGAGATGCCGACCCGCATGGCGCCGCGCTCGCGCAGGTGCCGGGTCAGCGCCCGGGTGTCCACGCCGGCGATGCCGACCACGCCCTCGGCGGCGAGCCGGTCCTCCAGCCCGCCGGTGGCGCGCCAGTTCGAGCCGATCCGGGCCGGGTCGCGCACCACGTACCCGGCGACCCAGATCCGGCTCGACTCGTCGTCCTCGGCGTTGACGCCGGTGTTGCCGATGTGCGGCGCGGTCTGCACCACCACCTGGCGGTGGTACGAGGGGTCGGTCAGGGTCTCCTGGTAGCCGGTCATGCCGGTGTTGAAGACCGCCTCGCCGAAGGTCTCCCCGACGCTGCCGTACGCCTCGCCGTGGAACGTGCGCCCGTCCTCGAGTACGAGGATCGCGGGCCTGCGCTTAGCCATTAGTTGGCAGCCTTTCCGTCCAGGACCGTCGGCTCGCCGCGCAGGAAGGTCGCCACGATGCGACCCGGCAGCGTCATGCGGGCGTACGGGGTGTTACGACTGCGGCTGGCCAGCTCCGCGGGCTCGATCACCCGACGGGCGGCCGGGTCGACCAGGGTGAGGTTGGCCGGCACGCCGGGCGCCGGGTCGATGCCGTGCCCGTCGAGCCCGGCGATCCGGGCCGGGGTACGCGACATCCGCTCGGCGATCAGGTCCCACCGCGGCCCGAACACCTCCAGGGCGATCGAGAGCGCCGTCTCCAGGCCGAGCATGCCCGGCCGGGCGTACGCCCACTCGCACTCCTTGTCCTCCACCGCGTGCGGGGCGTGGTCGGTGGCGACGACGTCGATGACGCCCTCGGCCAGCGCGGCCCGCAGCGCGGCGATGTCGGTGGCGGTGCGCAGCGGCGGGTTGACCTTGTAGACCGGGTCGTACGTCTCGGCGTGCGCGTCGGTGAGCAGCAGGTGGTGCGGGGTCACCTCGGCGGTGACCCGCACCCCGCGCGCCTTGGCCTGGCGCAGCACCTCGACGCTGCCGGCGGTGGAGACGTGGCAGACGTGCAGCCGGCTGCCGACGTGCTCGGCCAGCAGCACGTCCCGGGCGATGATCGCCTCCTCGGCGACCGCCGGCCAGCCGGTCAGCCCGAGCCGGGTGGAGACCTCACCCTCGTGCATCTGCGCGCCCTCGGTGAGCCGGGGCTCCTCGGCGTGCTGGGCGATGACCCCGTCGAACGCCTTGACGTACTCCAGGGCCCGGCGCATCAGCTTGGGGTCGGCGACGCAGAACCCGTCGTCGGAGAAGATCCGGACCCGGGCGGCGGAGTCGGCCATCGCGCCCAGCTCGGCCAGCCGCTCGCCGGCCAGGCCGACGGTGACCGCGCCGATCGGCTGCACGTCGACCAGCCCGGCCTCGCGGCCCAGCCGCCAGACCTGCTCGACCACGCCGGCGGTGTCGGCGACCGGGGAGGTGTTGGCCATCGCGCAGACGGCGGTGTAGCCGCCGAGCGCGGCCGCGCGGGAACCGGACTCGACCGTCTCGGCGTCCTCCCGGCCCGGCTCGCGCAGGTGGGTGTGCAGGTCGACCAGGCCGGGCAGGGCCACCAGCCCGGTGCCGTCGACGACGGTGGCCTCCGGCGCGGTCAGCCCGGCGCCGGTCTCGGCGACGACGCCGTCGCGGATCAGCAGGTCGGTCGGCGCGGCGCCGACGACGCTCACGTTGCGGATCAGGTACGAGCTCACAGGTTGTTCCCTCCGAGCAGCAGGTAAAGGACGGCCATCCGCACGGAGACCCCGTTGGCGACCTGTTCGACGATGGTGGAGCGGGACGAGTCGGCGACCTCGGGCGTGATCTCCATGCCCCGGTTCATCGGGCCCGGGTGCATGACGATCGCGTGCTCGGGCAGCCGGCGCATGCGCGGGCCGTCCAGGCCGTAGCGGCGGGCGTACTCGCGGGCGGAGGGGAAGTAGGAGTCGTTCATCCGCTCCCGCTGCACCCGCAGCATCATCACCACGTCCGACTGCGGCAACACCGCGTCCAGGTCGTAGGAGACGTCGGTGCCGGGCGCGAGCGCCTGGCCGATGTGCACCGGGATCAGCGTCGGCGGGCCGACCAGGGTGACCTTGGCGCCGAGGGTGGAGAGCAGCAGCACGTTGGAGCGGGCCACCCGGGAGTGCAGCACGTCCCCGACCACCGCGACGTGCAGGCCGGCGAGCCGGCCCAGCCGGGAGCGCATCGTGTACGCGTCGAGCAGCGCCTGGGTGGGGTGCTCGTGGGTGCCGTCGCCGGCGTTGACCACCGACCCGTCCACCCAGTTGGCCAGCCGGTGCGGCGCGCCCGAGGCGGGGTGCCGGACGACCACCGCGTCGGCCCCCATCGCCTGGAGGGTGAGCGCGGTGTCCTTCAGGCTCTCCCCCTTGGCCACGCTGGAGCCCTTGGCCGAGAAGTTGATCACGTCGGCGCTGAGCCGCTTGGCGGCCGCCTCGAAGGAGATCCGGGTCCGGGTGGAGTCCTCGTAGAAGAGGTTCACCACGGTCCGGCCGCGCAGCGCGGGGAGCTTCTTGACCTCCCGGCCGGCGACGGTGGCCATCTCGGCGGCGGTGTCGAGGATCTGGGTGGCGGTGGCCGCGTCCAGGTCGGCCCCGGATAGCAGGTGCCGGATCACTGTGCCTGCCTTTCGTTCGCGACTGCGGGGCTCCGCTTCGCTGCACTCCTCGCGCTCACAGGTGGGCACCCCCGAAGAGCTTGACCTCGTCGGCACCGTCGGTCTCGGC comes from Micromonospora purpureochromogenes and encodes:
- a CDS encoding quinone-dependent dihydroorotate dehydrogenase translates to MIFEKVVRPQLFRVGGGDAEAAHEWTLRRLAALSGRPAALAAVRARYLVRAPRTVFGVEFPNPVGLAAGMDKNGVALPAWPALGFGFVEVGTVTAHAQPGNPRPRLFRLRDSEAVVNRMGFNNAGAEALAARLAALPRPIGAPLGISLGKSKVTPLGDAVEDYLASYRALRAHGDYFAVNVSSPNTPGLRSLQDRSHLDALLAALVGEKPVLVKIAPDLTEPAIAELLEVCLARGAAGVIATNTTLARDGLAPADADRGAETGGLSGRPLATRAREVVAFVHRETGGRLPVVGVGGILDPDDAARMFDAGASLIQLYTGFIYRGPGLVRAAARASAGATAPVPAG
- the carB gene encoding carbamoyl-phosphate synthase large subunit; its protein translation is MPKRTDLKHILVIGSGPIVIGQACEFDYSGTQACRVLRSEGIRVSLVNSNPATIMTDPEFADATYVEPITPEFVELVIAKERPDALLPTLGGQTALNTAVALHEAGVLDKYGVELIGANIDAINRGEDRQLFKDIVAKAGARIGVEDPTGLVPRSRVCHSMAEVEATAAELGLPVVIRPSFTMGGLGSGMAHSDEDLHRIAGAGLAASPVHEVLIEESVLGWKEYELELMRDRHDNVVVVCSIENVDPMGVHTGDSVTVAPAMTLTDREYQRLRDLGIAVLREVGVDTGGCNIQFAVNPADGRIAVIEMNPRVSRSSALASKATGFPIAKIAAKLAIGYTLDEIPNDITLKTPAAFEPTLDYVVVKIPRFAFEKFPGADPELTTTMKSVGEAMSLGRNFTEALNKAMRSMETASAGFWSVPDPRGATRENTLAALRMPHDGRLYTVERALRLGATIAEVAAASGGMDPWFLDQIAGLVELRAEIVDAPVLDAELLRRAKRAGLSDRQLAALRPELAAEDGVRTLRHRLDVRPVYKTVDTCAAEFEATTPYHYSTYDQETEVAPSDRPKVLILGSGPNRIGQGIEFDYSCVHAVQALRSAPIGGVAATGSGAEGAGYETVMVNCNPETVSTDYDTADRLYFEPLTFEDVLEVWHAEDSSGRAAGGPGVVGVIVQLGGQTPLGLAQRLKNAGVPVVGTSPESIHLAEERGAFGAVLARAGLRAPAHGMATSYDEAKAIADEIGYPVLVRPSYVLGGRGMEIVYDDPTLRAYIGRATDISPDHPVLVDRFLDDAIEIDVDALCDADGEVYLGGVMEHIEEAGIHSGDSSCALPPITLAGSHLTEVRRYTEAIARGVGVKGLLNVQYALKDDMLYVLEANPRASRTVPFVSKATAVPLAKAAARIALGATIAELRAEGLLPPTGDGGVMPADAPIAVKEAVLPFKRFRTPSGKGIDSLLGPEMKSTGEVMGIDTNFGHAFAKSQSAAYGSLPTGGRIFVSVANRDKRGMIFPIKRLADLGFEIVATTGTAEVLRRHGIACEQIRKHYESGEGEDAVSMILGGDVALVVNTPQGSGASARSDGYEIRSAAVTADIPCITTVPGAAAAVMGIEARIRGDMQVRPLQELHAALRAAQ
- the carA gene encoding glutamine-hydrolyzing carbamoyl-phosphate synthase small subunit; this translates as MAKRRPAILVLEDGRTFHGEAYGSVGETFGEAVFNTGMTGYQETLTDPSYHRQVVVQTAPHIGNTGVNAEDDESSRIWVAGYVVRDPARIGSNWRATGGLEDRLAAEGVVGIAGVDTRALTRHLRERGAMRVGISSVDDDPRALLARVRQSPQMVGADLSAEVTTAEPYVVEAVGPHRFTVAALDLGIKRNVPRRLAARGVTTHVLPAGSTIDDLLATGADAVFLSPGPGDPATAEGPVALAREVLRREVPLFGICFGSQILGRALGFGTYKLGYGHRGINQPVLDRATGKVEVTSHNHGFAVQVPGAGQGAVVPDQVIDTEFGGVQVSHVCLNDNVVEGLRARDVPAFTVQYHPEAAAGPHDADYLFDRFAELIEGGKNA
- a CDS encoding dihydroorotase, with the translated sequence MSSYLIRNVSVVGAAPTDLLIRDGVVAETGAGLTAPEATVVDGTGLVALPGLVDLHTHLREPGREDAETVESGSRAAALGGYTAVCAMANTSPVADTAGVVEQVWRLGREAGLVDVQPIGAVTVGLAGERLAELGAMADSAARVRIFSDDGFCVADPKLMRRALEYVKAFDGVIAQHAEEPRLTEGAQMHEGEVSTRLGLTGWPAVAEEAIIARDVLLAEHVGSRLHVCHVSTAGSVEVLRQAKARGVRVTAEVTPHHLLLTDAHAETYDPVYKVNPPLRTATDIAALRAALAEGVIDVVATDHAPHAVEDKECEWAYARPGMLGLETALSIALEVFGPRWDLIAERMSRTPARIAGLDGHGIDPAPGVPANLTLVDPAARRVIEPAELASRSRNTPYARMTLPGRIVATFLRGEPTVLDGKAAN
- a CDS encoding aspartate carbamoyltransferase catalytic subunit, whose product is MIRHLLSGADLDAATATQILDTAAEMATVAGREVKKLPALRGRTVVNLFYEDSTRTRISFEAAAKRLSADVINFSAKGSSVAKGESLKDTALTLQAMGADAVVVRHPASGAPHRLANWVDGSVVNAGDGTHEHPTQALLDAYTMRSRLGRLAGLHVAVVGDVLHSRVARSNVLLLSTLGAKVTLVGPPTLIPVHIGQALAPGTDVSYDLDAVLPQSDVVMMLRVQRERMNDSYFPSAREYARRYGLDGPRMRRLPEHAIVMHPGPMNRGMEITPEVADSSRSTIVEQVANGVSVRMAVLYLLLGGNNL